TCCTAAATTGTACGATGAGTCTAATTCTCGATCAATGTGAAGGGAAATTTGTCTCAGCCAGAGCCAGTTAATTAGGTTTCTGGTTTATTTTGTCAAATGTCGCACATGCAGCCAAAAGTTTCTGCATGGCTTCCTAAATAGTAAGTTTAAGCTTAGTATATGATCCAAATCACTGTTGAGAGGCGTTCCTCTCGTCTTGGAAACTACTGCTTTGCCTGCTTTTTTCTGGGAGATTAGGAATCTTCTGCTAGTGTTGTATTCATAAGTAATTGGGGACTAAGGAAGTGAGCTAAAGCAATGtggtttttgagatttttgcgaTTATGATGACGTCTTTGAACAAGTCTCAATCGAGACTGTGGAATTTGGGTAGTAAATTTGTAGTTGCTTTTCTCTGTGAAGCTCATACTTTTCTCCTTCAAGCGATGTAGAGCCCTCCGTCCCCTCAAACTAAAAAAGAGGTGATGTAGAGCCAAAGTCTCATCCTAAAATTGTAATGAAGCCTTTCAAATATGATGGGGCATTGTCCTGAATTATTCAGGCTATGGGCTTGCTGCAAGGATGGATGACGAATTAACTGTCGAGAGCTATCGTGCGTTCAAACTTGCAACAAATTCTTGCTGGTCTAAACATTTAGAACCGAGGAAGTTGGTGTCTGCTAAGGTTTGATGTGAGAGGCAGAGTAGGGTTGTTTTTTGTGGTCATGGTTTCAAAGTGGGGTCAGGTTAAGCTTATTATGATGGAAGGATCTGTGTTCAGCACTTTGTATGTTGAAGACAGTGCTGAGGATCcactttaattgcatttttgaaggaaaaaatcaaataatgatCTGGAAATTAAAAGTCCTGTGGGATTTGGTCCTAGGCCCTTTCATGAGGATTACTGAAGGGAATTGATAAGTGAAAGCAGGGCAATATATTGTTAATTGTTCGTTGTTCTCATGAGGTTATGGTCCCCTAGTATATTACCAGATTGGAGAGCAAGATAACTTTTTGTAAACAATGCAGTTTCTTTGAAGCTAGTTTGTGTGAATTTTTTGAGCCAAATTTTACAGCCTTCTCCTTTTGGTGTGTTATAAGGGGTGGAAGAACTCATCCTGAAAAGCGAGCTTGCCAAGACCCAATCCATTTTAAGCCCCATATATCTCCTTAGTTGCCCAATGTGGGACTTTTTCCCCGCATCATCCTCCCCCTCTTCAGGATTCTGTGACCGCACAGAATGGCCCTGAGGACGTAGCCTCGAGCCCCCACCAGGAGTCTGCAGCCCGAGGATAAACTGCCGGAAGGTGGGCGGCCAAGGAGTGGGtttgataccatgttgatgCGTTACAAGGGGTGGAAGAACTCATCCCAAAAAGCTAAGTTGTCAAGAGAGGGAATCCAACTTTTATAAGCCGCAGAATATCTCCTTAGTTGCTCAATGTGAGACCTTTGCCGGCATCACCTTTAGTGTATTTGCCTGTGATTATGTGACTTGTTTTAACAACTATGCATATGTTTGACTTTTGGTCCTAAATCTAAAGACTGAGAAAAGTAGAAGTACCTAAAACAAAAACataatgaatttttaaaatttagtaTTAtagaccttttcttttttcttattttcctttcagatTCCATGGAATTTTCTGCAAGTATTCAAAAAGCATTTTCAACAGCGGAAGTCACTGGCGGAGGATATTCAGAAGTTAGAGGTACCAAGTGCCAAAATAGTGAAGTCCTCTTAAGGAAATTAGTTCAAGTTTACCATGGAAAACACAGTGTGAAGGCATGCCGTCGCTTGCTATCCCATATCCTCTTTAGATCTCTTATCTATTCTAATAGACAGAAAAAGTTCGTGTACATGTGAATTACGGTATTACAGGGCATGGAAGTTCTTTTTGTGACGCAGATGAAGATTAGCTCATGCATGTCCAATGACCAGTTTCCAAAAAATATGAAGGGAAAATCAATTCTGGGAACTGGAAATCAGTGTTTTCTGTGCTGTTCATGGATATCGTGATTTCTAAAAGTGTTACAAAGTTTCATTTTTGTAGAAAGTTTAAGGGAATATGTATGAGtgcatgaatatttttaaaaactgatttttccttttaagataaTCTATTGGGCTCAAATTTACGTTGACTATAATGATTTGCCGACATTTCTGTGGACATCTTCGTAGTCTTCACAACACTTTCGGACGTTATTAATTTCCCTAGGTCGTTTATACATTTTAGTGGAGAATCTTTTATCCCCATGTACAAGCTCCATAATCTGTTAGTTTATATGCCAATCCTGAACTTACCATTAACAAATATATCTAATCATCAATACTATCGGAAACTTCTGTCAACATGATACAGCTATACGAAATGGTATTGGGGGATTGGCTTCTATATTCAAGACTTATAAACTATGGGCAGTCATTTCCTTCAGTGGATTCAATTTAAGGAACCAATTTCAAGAATACAGATTCATCTAGTTGCTTGGATTTTCCTCTCGAAAGTTCTCTGGGCTTCTGGGTGTTTTCATTAAGTCGGTCCCCAAGTATTGTTGATTGACttccttttggaatttttgtaaaCTTGACATTCTATGGACTATCTAGCTTACATTATCATAGGCTGCTGCAAAAACTGAACCGTGTCTTTCAATTTTCACATATTTCCATTTGTGCACAATCTTTTCACTTGGGGATTATGTGATTCTAAATTTTGTATTCTATATAACTAGTGGGATATATTGTACTTCAGATGGTAGTGATGGGATCTACATCTAGATCTCCTgtattttcaatcttaatttctGTGGAGAAGCCAAACAATATTTTTATGTTACGAATAGTGCGTCAAGTAAGACGTTCGTGTCATTTGTTTGCTGTTTAATACATGTTATTGTTCGTTGTCAGATCGCGAGGAACCAATCATGAGTGATGATGGACCACTCACTAATGAACTACATTTATCAAAGCTTGGACGCTCGCAGTGGTGGATTTTAGTCCTCGTCAATATTTTCTTCCTCATCGCAGGACAAGCTGCTGCTGTTCTTCTCGGAAGATTTTACTATGATCAGGGTGGAAATAGTAAATGGTTGGCAACACTTGTTCAGACCGCTGCTTTTCCAATCCTTTTCATCCCATTATACCTTATACCATCATCACAGAAGGCTTCAGCTTCTCCTAGTCCACCTTCTTTCAGAATTCTTGCCTCGGTCTACTTCTTCCTAGGAGTGCTCCTAGCTGGGGATAACATGTTATACTCCACAGGCCTATTATACCTCTCTGCCTCTACATACTCCCTTATCTGTGCTACCCAGTTGGCATTTAATGCAATTTTCTCGTATTTCTTGAACTCTCAGAAGTTTACTGCGCTCATTCTGAACTCTGTGGTTGTTCTTTCTTTATCTGCGGCCCTCATCGGTGTCAATGATCATTCCGAGGGACCATCTGGAGTTTCTAAGTGGAAGTATATCATTGGCTTCTCATGCACCCTTGGAGCTTCTGCAATCTACTCTCTTTTGCTTTCCCTCATGCAACTCTCTTTCCAGAAGGTCCTTAAGAAGGAAACGTTCTCAGTAGTTTTGGAGATGCAGATATGGACATCCCTGGTTGCTACCTGTGTTTCTGTTTTGGCTCTATTTGCGAGTGGGGAATGGAAGACCCTGCATGGAGAGATGGAGAGTTTTGGAGAGGGAAGAGCTTCTTATGTGCTGACTCTGGTTTTCACAGCCGTGTGTTGGCAGGTCTGTTCAGTGGGTGTTGTGGGATTGATATTCATCGTGTCTTCTCTGTTTTCCAATGTCATCAGTACTGTTGGTTTGGCCGTTACTCCAGTTGCTTCAGTGATAGTTTTTCACGACAAGATGAACGGTGTCAAGGTGATTGCCATGCTTCTGGCTCTTTGGGGTTTCGCATCCTACATATATCAAAACTACCTCGATGATTCTAAAGCAAGGAGAATGCAGCGCAACGTGGATGGAACTCGTAATGATTCTGTCTGCAACGTGGACGAAACTCGTAATGATTCTGTGTGCTGATTGTTTTCCTGTTGATTGATCTTGTAAATAACTCTTCAAGTATTGGGATGGTTCCTCATTACTGCTAGTGAATTGTGGTTGGCAACGTTCTTGGATTCGAGCATTTTTGTTTCATTCTGTAATTCTGCTATTTTCTGCACCTCACAGTGGGCTCTCATTCCTCTTGGCAAGATTGCCCAGTTGTATTATCTTTAGGGACCTTATGAGTTATGTAAACAATTGGATGGGACGGTTGATATTAAGAGACACGAAGAGCTGGCGATTCACGTTTCGAGAGAACCTTTTGTGCAAACGATATATCTACACTCAATTGACCTGAAGCAGCTTTTGTTTCTCTAATGGTGTAGGCAAGTAATAGAGGCATATGGAACGTTTTTATATGGTTTAAGTACTAATTTAAACATGttcaaaagttcagggatcacattgaataaattaaaacttcaagggtcacgttgaacaaattaaaacttcagggatcATGTTGCACAGTACGTTAAAATTCAGGTGTTATTGGTATAATTATCCCTTTTTAGTCTAATTGCCATtcttgtgcaaattgatggttGGAGGACTGAAGAACATGCATCGATATAGCAATCCAAGATGGGCAAAGCGTCTGCTTATCCGCAGATCGCCTACGTTCGGTTCTTACTTCATATATTTTTGCTTCTGCTGAAAATTTTGATGTGGGCTCTCGGTGTGAAAGTGAAATTTCGGGCGGAGTAATGTTCCTGTGGCGCTTTAAGAGTACCTAAAAGTTTTCTAGCGATTCATTGCAtcggaaaaattatttaaaaagtcacaAGCCCGTTATACggatactaattcagtcataaatttttcaatttgaccaatgtcctaaactttttgataatttatcaatttaaaccTTATGGGGAAATTGATCGGAATTCGCTGAAGTGGACGGCAATCGTTTTATGTGGCATGGCCGGCATAACTAGTTGGGTCAAGTCACATCAAACTTTTAATGTGGGAGTTAGGACGAAGCCAAGACTCATGGAAAGATTACAGAACAATTAATGAAGGGAGGATATGGAGCTTAGAAAATCTGTGCGGCCTAACAATTCGATTTATTTATACTCACGATAAACAATTGGGTCAAGTTACAAGAAAATAATTCCTTCAGAATTATATAATACAAATTATGGCTGTCAAAAATACCTAAATCAGACCCAACCGAAACGAAAATTTCGTATCTTTTATAGTAGGGTTCCTTCTGATTCAGATAATGGTTaaaaagaaaggtgcaaaagcaATTCCGATCGTGACCGAACTGAATCTAAGCATTTTAAACCATACATTATTCTTCCTCCCGGAGAGCACCCTCCAAAAAAGTCTCGTTCACCGTCACTTTTTGCGCATTGACCcaaaccgacccgacccgagcCGTGTTTTGGGCTTGGGCTCTAGACCATTCAAATCTCAAGCACCGCATGTTCGGGTCGGTTCGGATGCCGTGGGAGTCGGAACTGTCGACACCCCTGGTCACTAACGCAGATCGCTTGCCTTCGATTGGAATAGTGCAATAAAGCTGGGCTATGGTTTTCGACCTTAGTGTCAGATAGAATTCTCCAGCAAATTCCTTATGTGTAGTTATGTTTGTCGTTGGATTGCTTCAATCATTGGTTGAAGGGACTCGGGTAGTAATTAATGATTGCAGTGCCAGCTACTTGAATTAATGTTGTATTTAAGGTGGTTTTTGGGTCCAATATTCAAGCATCAGAGACTAATTAGGTGTCGCTAGTTCAGTCGTGTGGGAATGTGACGTCCATCTTTGGTTCAAGGAGGTCATGGCTGTCTTGATCAGGTTTGAAATCTACATGCAATGCGGCATTACAATCTTTCAGTGGTTATCGAGAAGTTCCCATGTAGAATTTTGATCCAGTCGATTATGTCGATCCGGCCTCAAGAAACATTGCATAAATTACTagtattggtatcaatttaatcataaattttttacattggcACCGATTCGGTCTATCCGACCAAATTGGATGAAAACCACTGACGTGGACTCCGTGCATCTTATGTGGTATGGCCCAGCAATGACATTGACATTTTCTAAATAATACTTCAatgattctttttgtttttcttttttattattaatttattttactttgttcttttttttgcccttttcattTGGCTAGTGAGGGCCAACAACCCCTCACCCAGGGCCTTCGCGGTCCTGCTGACCACAGGCATGGTGCCCCTCGCCCAGGTTTGAAGAGGGCCATCACAACTCCATCGGCCACGAGAGAGATGGCCCTTGCTGAGTAGGTGGCGACCCTCACCGGTCAAAATGAgagggaaataaaaagaaataaaaaataaagaaaataaaaaaggaagtctaaaaaaaaatattagattttatttaaaaatatccacatcagaaCCGATCATGCCAAATAAAATTCCCAATGTCTACCGCAACGATTACGAGCAAAATTGGTACATATGCAATAGGTTGAAGGTcgaaaaattgtgaaaaaaagtcctaaatctattacacttctgctaattcaattctaaattttttacattcctgccaattcagtcctaaatatatatttttttgtcaattcattccattcGACCAACTTTGGCTAGTTGACGCTGAAGTAGACGCTAGAGTTTacgtagacaatttttaataatattttatgatttttttctttcttttctttctcttttctttttctttcttctacctCCAACCGGCGAGATCAACCAACTTTCAGCGTCGCGCCacccaaaattggtcggatggactgaattggcaaaacaaaaatttaggaatgaattagtTTAaacgtaaaaggtttaagaccgaggAACAAGGACATTGAGATCCAACATGAACCTGTTCGAGTCGGGAGCAGTTGATCATTTTGATGCATACAAGTATTTTTATTGGAACGTTGACACATAATTAATAGAATACTTAAAGTATCTCCATTGTCCAATAAAATAATCTTGCCAGTATTGGTATAAGTGATCTTTCCAaacgtaaaaggtttaagatttttttgacaattttttcggCTTAGagtttttttgatactttttacTCATTCTCAATTTCATCAAAATActccgaccgaaaaaaaaaaaaatcatcaaaatgcaCTACTAACACAGTAGTGCACCACGATCTCCTCCGTCCACCACGTCATCCGTCGAATGAAGCCATCCAATTGTCTTTTTTCGGACATTGCTTCCTCGTGTCGCGAATCGGGCAATAGTCCAATCCACTAACACATGTTCAATCCGGCACATGGGCTAAAGGAAGAGTATCCAGTCATGACACACACCTCAACTTCCGTTTCAAGCGTTCAAGGATTCATCCCATCCTTGTTTTCCCCATTTAAAATCATTGCGAGCGTGCTCGGGAGTCGGTAGTGAAAGGTAAATGAAAAGACGGTGAACCAGTCATGACAACCCAAAGTCAAACTTTTCGTTCGTTCACCTTCCGAACAAAGGCTAATTTGgatatttttaacttttaattcgtTCGATGCGGTACGTACGTACGCAATTCTTTTTGTTTGATCGGAACAGGGGAGGAAGTCGACCGCAAGCCCTCGAGCTATTGCGAGatatgcaatttagtccctgaaatttcaatttattcaatccAGTCTGCAAATTTTTCGTAACAAAGTCGgatctcgattttctttttggataCGAAGCGAGGGAGCCGGGCATGGTGCACTAAAACGGCACACCTACCCACTTAAATCTGTACATGAATATGGTGGATGCTGTCTCACTGCCTCATTTTATTTCTTGCATTAGATCTACCCACcacaagaagaacaaaaaaaaaaaaatcaaaagttcggTACCCCTGCATTAAAACTCCTTACTCTTAACGACCCACCAACCTTTTGAATTGTGTGGGTGAGGGGTGGTGGCAGAGAGGCCGCCATTTGCTCCGCCACCAGGACGTGGCGGCGCCGGGATGCGCCACCGACAGGGGAGGAGGGGGGGAAAAGAATAATTCAACAGCCCATTAAATGAGGCCATGTGATGATGGTGAATGTTGCTCTCTAGTTTGAAGACTTTCACAAAAGAATGAGGTCCTCTCTTTCTCGACGTATTATGCGAGATCTATTCATGTTTACGGCAAGGAAAGCCATCCAATcggtcttaaacttattgtacgacgACGTAGATTGTTTGCTCTTAATTTAGAATCATTTCCATGCTGGAGCATGGTGAAGTTTTCAGCCCTAGTTTTCCTATCTCGTTAAAGCGTTGTTGCTACTCCCCGTTAAAAGATTTTTAGCCCATTAGCCCATGTACGACAGTTTAACAACTTAGCCGATGCCGCCTCTTCCCATTCGGGTATCACTACTGATTTTAGTGCGCTGAAAAAGAAGTGGTTTGATTCAACACTGGCATCATAGCAAATTGAGTTTGTTTGGCTTTTTATCCATGGTCAATCTCCTAATTGCTGCTATGAATCACAGGGTCAAAGTTTGAACTCGCGAtgtcaattcatttctaaatttatcgatttttgctaattcaatcctaaaccttcaCGCGAAAacccaatgtagtccttccagtCAGTTTTCACGAAAATCACAACGTGGCGGtttgccacataggacggctgGCGATGATTAGGTCGCCACGTAAGCAATTTATAACGAAAATTAGCCGAAATGACTTCCTTGGAACTTCGTACaaaggcttaggactaaattggtaaaaaccGAAAAGTTCAAGACCAAAGCGGTATCCGTACAGTAAGTCCATGACCGATCGGGTGATTTT
This sequence is a window from Rhodamnia argentea isolate NSW1041297 chromosome 3, ASM2092103v1, whole genome shotgun sequence. Protein-coding genes within it:
- the LOC115728753 gene encoding probable purine permease 11 isoform X3, which translates into the protein MSDDGPLTNELHLSKLGRSQWWILVLVNIFFLIAGQAAAVLLGRFYYDQGGNSKWLATLVQTAAFPILFIPLYLIPSSQKASASPSPPSFRILASVYFFLGVLLAGDNMLYSTGLLYLSASTYSLICATQLAFNAIFSYFLNSQKFTALILNSVVVLSLSAALIGVNDHSEGPSGVSKWKYIIGFSCTLGASAIYSLLLSLMQLSFQKVLKKETFSVVLEMQIWTSLVATCVSVLALFASGEWKTLHGEMESFGEGRASYVLTLVFTAVCWQVCSVGVVGLIFIVSSLFSNVISTVGLAVTPVASVIVFHDKMNGVKVIAMLLALWGFASYIYQNYLDDSKARRMQRNVDGTRNDSVCNVDETRNDSVC
- the LOC115728753 gene encoding probable purine permease 11 isoform X1, encoding MEFSASIQKAFSTAEVTGGGYSEVRDREEPIMSDDGPLTNELHLSKLGRSQWWILVLVNIFFLIAGQAAAVLLGRFYYDQGGNSKWLATLVQTAAFPILFIPLYLIPSSQKASASPSPPSFRILASVYFFLGVLLAGDNMLYSTGLLYLSASTYSLICATQLAFNAIFSYFLNSQKFTALILNSVVVLSLSAALIGVNDHSEGPSGVSKWKYIIGFSCTLGASAIYSLLLSLMQLSFQKVLKKETFSVVLEMQIWTSLVATCVSVLALFASGEWKTLHGEMESFGEGRASYVLTLVFTAVCWQVCSVGVVGLIFIVSSLFSNVISTVGLAVTPVASVIVFHDKMNGVKVIAMLLALWGFASYIYQNYLDDSKARRMQRNVDGTRNDSVCNVDETRNDSVC
- the LOC115728753 gene encoding probable purine permease 11 isoform X2; its protein translation is MEFSASIQKAFSTAEVTGGGYSEVRDREEPIMSDDGPLTNELHLSKLGRSQWWILVLVNIFFLIAGQAAAVLLGRFYYDQGGNSKWLATLVQTAAFPILFIPLYLIPSSQKASASPSPPSFRILASVYFFLGVLLAGDNMLYSTGLLYLSASTYSLICATQLAFNAIFSYFLNSQKFTALILNSVVVLSLSAALIGVNDHSEGPSGVSKWKYIIGFSCTLGASAIYSLLLSLMQLSFQKVLKKETFSVVLEMQIWTSLVATCVSVLALFASGEWKTLHGEMESFGEGRASYVLTLVFTAVCWQVCSVGVVGLIFIVSSLFSNVISTVGLAVTPVASVIVFHDKMNGVKVIAMLLALWGFASYIYQNYLDDSKARRMQCNVDETRNDSVC